The proteins below come from a single Parageobacillus toebii NBRC 107807 genomic window:
- a CDS encoding acyl-CoA carboxylase subunit beta, translating to MTDMYDKINELYDRRREIELGGGDDKIEKQHAKGKLTARERIDLLLDEGTFVELNPFIEHRCTDFGLDGKKGPGDGVVTGYGKINGRTVFVFSQDFTVFGGALGEMHAKKIANIMDLAAKTGAPVIGLNDSGGARIQEGVLSLDGYGHIFYRNSIYSGVIPQISVIMGPCAGGAVYSPAITDFVFMVEKTSQMFITGPKVIEAVTGEKISAEDLGGARVHNTISGNAHFSGATEEEVLNKVRQLLSYLPQNNQEKPPFGPIPNGDDYRPDLADIVPIDAVRPYDVRNVILQVVDEGSFMEVQKDFAKNIVIGFARIKGEVVGLVCNQPKFMAGGLDIDSSDKAARFIRFCDSFNIPIITFEDVTGFFPGVKQEHGGIIRHGAKILYAYSEATVPKITVILRKAYGGAYVALNSKSIGADVVYAWPNAEIAVMGPQGAANIIFASEIENSPNPEETRAQKIEEYRSKFANPYVAAKYGMVDDVIDPRDTRIKLIQALEMLRNKHEERPKKKHGNIPL from the coding sequence ATGACAGACATGTATGATAAAATTAATGAGTTATACGACCGCCGCCGCGAAATCGAATTAGGCGGCGGTGACGATAAAATTGAAAAGCAGCACGCCAAAGGAAAACTGACAGCCCGTGAGCGTATTGATTTGCTTCTTGATGAAGGAACATTTGTGGAACTGAATCCATTTATCGAGCATCGTTGTACCGATTTCGGTTTAGATGGAAAAAAAGGCCCAGGAGACGGCGTTGTGACCGGATATGGGAAAATCAACGGCCGCACCGTATTTGTCTTTTCCCAAGATTTTACCGTATTCGGCGGTGCGCTTGGAGAAATGCACGCGAAAAAAATTGCGAATATTATGGATTTAGCCGCAAAAACAGGCGCACCTGTAATTGGTCTCAACGATTCAGGCGGGGCGCGCATTCAAGAAGGAGTCTTGTCGTTAGATGGTTATGGCCATATTTTCTACCGTAACTCGATTTATTCCGGTGTCATTCCGCAAATTTCTGTAATCATGGGGCCTTGTGCGGGTGGTGCCGTATATTCGCCGGCGATCACCGATTTTGTCTTTATGGTGGAAAAAACGAGCCAAATGTTTATTACAGGACCGAAAGTGATCGAAGCGGTGACAGGGGAAAAAATTAGCGCCGAAGATTTAGGCGGCGCCCGCGTCCACAACACGATCAGCGGCAACGCCCACTTTTCCGGTGCAACCGAGGAAGAAGTGCTTAATAAAGTGCGGCAGCTGTTAAGTTATTTGCCGCAAAACAATCAAGAAAAACCGCCGTTTGGCCCGATTCCAAACGGAGACGATTATCGGCCTGATTTAGCGGATATTGTGCCGATTGACGCAGTCCGTCCGTATGATGTGCGCAACGTCATTTTGCAGGTCGTTGATGAAGGTTCGTTTATGGAAGTACAAAAAGATTTTGCTAAAAATATTGTCATCGGTTTTGCTCGCATTAAAGGCGAAGTCGTCGGGCTTGTGTGCAATCAGCCGAAATTTATGGCTGGCGGGCTTGATATTGATTCATCGGATAAAGCGGCGCGATTTATCCGCTTCTGTGACTCATTTAACATCCCGATTATTACATTTGAAGATGTTACTGGCTTTTTCCCGGGCGTCAAGCAGGAACATGGAGGCATCATTCGCCACGGAGCGAAAATTTTGTATGCATATTCCGAGGCGACCGTCCCGAAAATTACCGTCATTTTGCGGAAAGCATACGGCGGCGCGTATGTGGCGCTCAACAGCAAGTCGATTGGCGCCGATGTCGTTTACGCGTGGCCGAATGCGGAAATCGCCGTCATGGGTCCGCAAGGAGCGGCGAATATCATTTTTGCAAGCGAAATCGAAAACAGCCCAAATCCGGAAGAAACGCGGGCGCAAAAGATCGAAGAATATCGCAGTAAATTTGCCAACCCATACGTTGCGGCGAAATACGGCATGGTCGATGATGTCATCGATCCGCGTGATACGAGAATCAAACTCATCCAAGCGCTCGAGATGCTTCGGAATAAACACGAGGAACGTCCGAAGAAAAAACATGGAAATATTCCGTTGTAA
- the mce gene encoding methylmalonyl-CoA epimerase: MDVKKVDHVGIAVKSIEKALPFYTDILQLKLLGIEEVESEKVKVAFLKAGETKIELLEPTSPDSAIAKFIEKRGEGIHHVALGVDHIQERINELKEKGIRMIQDAPKRGAGGALVAFMHPKSTGGVLYELCEKTDAEVQQ, translated from the coding sequence ATGGATGTAAAAAAAGTAGACCATGTTGGAATTGCCGTTAAGTCTATCGAGAAAGCGTTGCCATTTTATACCGATATTTTGCAGCTGAAGTTGCTTGGCATCGAGGAAGTGGAATCAGAAAAAGTAAAAGTCGCTTTTTTAAAGGCAGGAGAGACAAAAATTGAATTATTAGAGCCGACGTCGCCAGATAGTGCGATCGCTAAGTTTATCGAAAAACGAGGAGAAGGAATTCATCACGTTGCACTTGGTGTTGATCATATTCAAGAACGTATTAATGAATTAAAGGAAAAAGGAATTCGCATGATTCAAGATGCACCAAAACGCGGCGCTGGCGGGGCGCTCGTTGCGTTTATGCATCCGAAATCAACAGGAGGCGTTTTGTATGAACTTTGCGAAAAGACGGATGCGGAGGTGCAGCAATAA
- the prli42 gene encoding stressosome-associated protein Prli42 has product MSRKKTQKLVVYLMLIAMLITTILTGISMWV; this is encoded by the coding sequence ATGTCCCGCAAAAAAACACAAAAATTAGTCGTTTATTTAATGCTGATCGCTATGCTCATCACAACGATTTTAACCGGCATCAGCATGTGGGTTTAA
- a CDS encoding L,D-transpeptidase yields MRFILTMMLMLFSFLSIPASGTAETKPFIIINKAVNQLAFIHNGKIEAVYPVATGFNESLTPEGLFMVTVKAENPYYRKQNIPGGAPNNPLGTRWVGFNARGTDGRIYGIHGTNNPSSIGKYVSKGCVRMYNRDVEQLYEKIPIGTKVVIVRSNESFYAIAKRYGAL; encoded by the coding sequence ATGCGCTTTATATTAACAATGATGCTTATGTTATTTTCATTTTTATCCATCCCCGCTTCTGGGACGGCAGAAACAAAACCGTTTATTATTATCAATAAGGCGGTCAATCAACTCGCCTTTATTCATAACGGAAAAATTGAAGCCGTATATCCTGTCGCCACTGGTTTTAATGAGTCACTAACGCCAGAAGGATTGTTTATGGTTACTGTCAAGGCGGAAAACCCATATTATCGCAAACAAAATATCCCGGGCGGTGCGCCGAACAATCCGCTTGGAACACGGTGGGTTGGATTTAATGCTAGAGGAACGGACGGACGCATATATGGGATTCATGGAACGAATAATCCATCATCCATCGGAAAATATGTATCGAAAGGCTGTGTGCGCATGTACAATCGCGATGTCGAACAATTGTATGAAAAAATCCCGATTGGCACAAAAGTAGTGATTGTTCGCAGCAACGAATCGTTTTATGCAATTGCCAAACGGTATGGCGCACTATGA
- a CDS encoding aromatic acid exporter family protein has translation MVKIGYRTAKTAIGTALSISIAQLAGLHNFASAGIITILCVQVTKKRSLKAAWARFVACVVAMLFSYIFFQGIGYYPFTVGLMLLFFIPTTVWLKVNEGIATSSVIILHLYAARKFTWEIICNELLLILIGISVALLMNMYMPSAEKQLKEYQRIVEDLFRIILKEIVRYLRTNEIDWDGKELTLAGDILQKAKLLAIRNVENHMLRSEEGYYHYFRMREKQLEIIERVLPLVTSLTYTVEQRNIVADFIDKLSDAVHPGNTADRFLRELHCMKKRFETMPLPKTREEFEERAALLHLVKELEQYLIIKSQFRVSEGKKRASAAM, from the coding sequence ATGGTGAAGATTGGATATCGCACAGCGAAAACAGCAATAGGCACCGCGCTTTCAATTAGCATCGCTCAGCTAGCGGGATTACATAATTTTGCTTCTGCCGGCATCATTACGATTTTATGCGTTCAAGTAACGAAAAAAAGATCGTTAAAAGCCGCATGGGCTCGTTTTGTCGCATGTGTTGTCGCGATGCTGTTTTCGTATATTTTTTTTCAAGGAATAGGGTATTACCCGTTTACCGTCGGATTGATGCTGCTCTTTTTTATTCCAACAACAGTGTGGTTAAAAGTAAATGAAGGGATTGCGACAAGTTCGGTTATTATTCTCCATTTGTACGCAGCAAGGAAGTTTACGTGGGAAATTATTTGCAATGAATTGTTGCTTATTTTAATCGGCATTAGTGTTGCCTTATTAATGAATATGTATATGCCAAGTGCGGAAAAGCAATTAAAGGAATACCAGCGCATTGTTGAAGATTTATTTCGCATTATTCTGAAGGAGATCGTTCGTTACTTGCGCACCAATGAAATCGATTGGGATGGAAAAGAATTGACGCTAGCAGGAGATATTTTACAAAAGGCAAAACTGCTTGCGATAAGAAATGTTGAAAATCATATGCTGCGAAGTGAAGAAGGATATTATCATTATTTTCGAATGAGAGAGAAGCAACTGGAAATTATTGAACGAGTATTGCCGCTTGTCACATCACTCACTTATACGGTGGAGCAACGCAACATTGTCGCCGATTTTATCGACAAATTAAGCGATGCCGTTCATCCGGGAAATACGGCAGACCGCTTTCTTCGTGAACTTCATTGTATGAAAAAAAGGTTTGAAACAATGCCTCTTCCAAAAACGCGAGAAGAATTTGAGGAACGGGCTGCTTTGCTGCACTTGGTGAAAGAACTTGAACAATATTTGATTATAAAAAGTCAATTTCGTGTTTCAGAAGGAAAAAAACGGGCTTCTGCTGCCATGTAA
- a CDS encoding amino acid ABC transporter ATP-binding protein, whose amino-acid sequence MIKVEDLHKSFGKLEVLKGITTTIKQGEVVAVIGPSGSGKSTFLRCLNLLEEPTRGRIWIGDEEITDKKTNIMKVRQHVGMVFQHFHLFPHMTVLENVTYAPIKVKGMTKAEAEAKGIELLKKVGLEQKANEYPSRLSGGQKQRVAIARALAMSPDVMLFDEPTSALDPEMVKEVLEVMKSLAHTGMTMAIVTHEMGFAREVADRVLFLDGGQLVEDAPPQEFFTSPKSKRAQEFLEKML is encoded by the coding sequence GTGATTAAAGTAGAAGATTTGCATAAATCGTTTGGCAAATTAGAAGTATTAAAAGGAATTACAACAACGATTAAGCAAGGCGAAGTAGTGGCGGTTATCGGTCCATCTGGGTCAGGAAAATCCACGTTTTTACGCTGCTTAAACTTGTTGGAAGAACCGACAAGGGGGAGAATTTGGATCGGTGACGAGGAAATTACAGATAAAAAGACAAACATCATGAAAGTGCGCCAGCATGTCGGCATGGTGTTTCAGCATTTCCATTTGTTTCCGCATATGACCGTGCTTGAAAACGTCACGTATGCGCCGATTAAAGTAAAAGGAATGACAAAGGCCGAAGCGGAAGCGAAAGGAATCGAACTGTTGAAAAAGGTCGGATTGGAACAAAAGGCAAACGAATATCCAAGCCGGCTGTCGGGAGGCCAAAAACAGCGCGTAGCGATTGCGAGGGCGCTTGCCATGTCGCCGGATGTAATGTTGTTTGACGAACCAACGTCAGCGTTGGATCCGGAAATGGTCAAAGAAGTGCTTGAAGTCATGAAGTCGCTTGCCCATACGGGAATGACGATGGCGATTGTTACGCATGAAATGGGCTTTGCCCGCGAAGTTGCCGACCGGGTGTTGTTTTTAGACGGCGGCCAGCTCGTCGAGGACGCGCCCCCGCAAGAATTTTTCACATCTCCGAAAAGCAAGCGGGCTCAAGAATTCCTTGAAAAGATGCTATAA
- a CDS encoding amino acid ABC transporter permease produces MNLDFSQIVPSIPFILAGIAVTLKIVVFAVLLGFVLGVILALMKIGRMKVLTWFADAYTSVFRGTPLVLQLVLIYFGIPQLTGVEIDAFPAAVIAFGLNSAAYVSEIIRAGILAVDKGQREAALALGVPYKLMMRDIILPQALKNILPALMNEFITLTKESAVVTVIGAMDVMRRAYIVGGQVYRYIEPLLIAGLIYYVLVMLLTLLGKALEGRLRKSD; encoded by the coding sequence GTGAACTTAGATTTTTCACAAATTGTTCCATCAATTCCATTTATATTAGCAGGAATTGCAGTTACATTAAAAATTGTCGTTTTCGCGGTGTTGTTAGGGTTTGTGCTTGGAGTTATTTTAGCGTTAATGAAAATTGGCAGAATGAAGGTTTTGACATGGTTTGCCGATGCGTATACATCCGTATTTCGCGGCACGCCGCTTGTGTTGCAGCTTGTCCTTATTTATTTTGGAATACCGCAGCTTACCGGTGTTGAAATTGACGCATTTCCCGCAGCGGTCATCGCGTTCGGGCTAAACTCTGCCGCCTATGTTTCTGAAATCATCCGCGCCGGCATTTTAGCCGTTGATAAAGGGCAGCGGGAAGCGGCGCTGGCGCTTGGTGTTCCGTACAAGCTAATGATGCGTGATATTATTTTGCCGCAAGCGCTGAAAAATATTTTGCCGGCATTGATGAATGAATTTATTACATTGACGAAAGAATCTGCCGTTGTAACGGTAATTGGAGCGATGGATGTCATGCGGCGTGCTTACATCGTTGGCGGACAAGTGTATCGGTATATTGAGCCGCTGTTGATTGCTGGGCTTATTTACTACGTTTTAGTCATGCTTCTTACGCTGCTTGGCAAAGCGTTAGAAGGGAGATTGAGAAAAAGTGATTAA
- a CDS encoding transporter substrate-binding domain-containing protein produces the protein MKKSLLLFIASILLIGLLSACGTGGEQKNGSGEQKKVLRMGTSADYAPFEYIDTTKGNEIIGFDVDLAKMITKELGYEFEIVDMDFTGLIPALQSGKVDFVLAGMTPTKERKKNVDFSDVYYVARNMIVSKKGSGIKTVEDLKGKTVGVQTGSIQEGEANKIAKKVDMKIESRNRIPELIQEIQAGRFDAAIIEDTVAKGYLKNSNGKLEGHTIPTSEQEAGSAIAFPKGSKLRDEFNKVLQEKMKNGEVDKLIKKWFDQ, from the coding sequence ATGAAAAAATCATTGTTGCTTTTTATTGCTAGCATTTTATTAATTGGTTTGCTCTCGGCATGCGGCACAGGCGGAGAACAGAAAAACGGAAGCGGAGAACAAAAGAAAGTGTTAAGAATGGGTACTTCCGCCGACTATGCGCCATTTGAATATATCGATACCACAAAAGGCAATGAAATTATCGGGTTTGATGTCGATTTAGCAAAGATGATTACGAAAGAATTAGGATATGAATTTGAAATTGTCGATATGGACTTTACCGGGTTGATTCCGGCATTGCAGTCAGGAAAAGTAGATTTTGTATTAGCGGGGATGACTCCAACGAAAGAACGCAAGAAAAACGTTGATTTCTCGGATGTGTATTATGTAGCGCGAAACATGATCGTTTCCAAGAAAGGAAGCGGCATTAAAACAGTTGAGGATTTAAAAGGAAAAACGGTTGGTGTTCAAACCGGCTCGATTCAAGAAGGAGAAGCAAATAAAATTGCAAAAAAAGTTGACATGAAAATTGAAAGCCGCAACCGCATTCCGGAGTTAATTCAAGAGATTCAAGCAGGGCGCTTTGATGCAGCAATTATCGAAGATACAGTTGCAAAAGGGTATTTGAAAAATAGCAATGGCAAATTAGAAGGGCACACGATTCCAACAAGCGAACAAGAAGCAGGCTCCGCTATCGCCTTCCCGAAAGGCAGCAAGCTGCGCGATGAATTTAACAAAGTATTGCAAGAAAAAATGAAAAACGGCGAAGTGGACAAGTTGATTAAAAAATGGTTTGACCAATAA
- a CDS encoding BrxA/BrxB family bacilliredoxin codes for MFQFPLFNDIVEQSRREIVEAGFEELRTPEEVDAAFKRPGTTLVMINSVCGCAGGIARPAAAHAIHYDKRPDHLVTVFAGQDKEATARAREYFEGQPPSSPSFALLKDGKLCTMIHRHEIEGHEPIEVVQKLQAAFDQYCDEV; via the coding sequence ATGTTTCAATTTCCGCTATTTAATGATATCGTGGAACAATCGCGCCGCGAAATCGTGGAGGCTGGCTTTGAAGAATTGCGTACACCTGAAGAAGTGGATGCCGCATTTAAGCGACCGGGCACAACGCTTGTAATGATTAACTCGGTATGCGGCTGTGCGGGGGGCATTGCCCGTCCTGCAGCGGCGCATGCGATTCATTATGACAAACGTCCAGACCATCTTGTAACCGTATTTGCCGGCCAAGATAAAGAGGCAACAGCGCGAGCAAGGGAATATTTTGAAGGACAGCCGCCTTCTTCTCCATCTTTCGCTTTACTAAAGGACGGCAAGCTTTGTACGATGATTCATCGTCATGAAATCGAAGGGCACGAGCCGATCGAAGTCGTCCAAAAGCTGCAGGCGGCGTTTGATCAATATTGCGATGAAGTATAA
- the meaB gene encoding methylmalonyl Co-A mutase-associated GTPase MeaB, with translation MNGERTHRPEWVEKERENEFATAYVKTTASASPKRWVKRKERSVKEYVEGVLNNDRTILAQAITLVESNAPKHMDIAQQVLNELLPHVGKSIRIGITGVPGAGKSTFIEAFGTFLCEQGHRVAVLAVDPSSSLTGGSILGDKTRMESLARHPRAFIRPSPSGGALGGVHRKTRETMMLCEAAGYDVILVETVGVGQSEFVVRGMVDFFLMLVLTGAGDDLQGIKRGIMELTDAVVINKADGDNKPKALAAQKEYNQILHYLRPATPGWETKAYTCSALLGEGIEEIWNVIQKFVETTKQSGVFDMRRRHQQKDWIYSMIKDYLETSFFSHPAVKEKLPVIENNVISGTQSVTSAVRELIKIYESRS, from the coding sequence ATGAACGGCGAACGGACGCATCGCCCTGAATGGGTGGAAAAAGAGAGAGAAAATGAGTTTGCGACCGCTTATGTGAAAACCACTGCTTCCGCTTCGCCAAAACGTTGGGTGAAGCGGAAAGAAAGGTCAGTAAAAGAATATGTCGAAGGCGTGTTGAACAATGACCGCACGATTTTAGCCCAGGCAATCACCCTTGTTGAGAGCAATGCGCCCAAGCATATGGACATTGCCCAACAAGTGTTAAACGAACTGCTTCCACATGTCGGAAAATCGATCCGCATTGGCATCACCGGCGTGCCGGGAGCAGGAAAAAGCACGTTTATTGAAGCGTTTGGCACGTTTTTATGCGAACAAGGGCACCGTGTTGCCGTATTAGCGGTTGACCCGAGCAGTTCTTTAACAGGCGGCAGTATTCTTGGCGATAAAACGCGGATGGAGTCGTTAGCGCGCCATCCGCGTGCATTTATCCGTCCGTCGCCATCAGGAGGAGCGCTCGGCGGTGTGCACCGAAAAACGCGTGAGACGATGATGCTTTGCGAAGCGGCAGGATATGATGTTATTTTGGTAGAAACGGTCGGTGTCGGGCAAAGCGAATTTGTCGTACGCGGCATGGTCGATTTCTTTTTAATGCTTGTTTTAACAGGAGCTGGGGACGATTTGCAAGGAATAAAACGCGGAATTATGGAATTAACCGATGCGGTTGTCATTAATAAAGCGGACGGAGACAATAAGCCAAAAGCGCTGGCCGCGCAAAAAGAGTATAATCAGATTCTTCATTATTTGCGCCCAGCAACACCAGGGTGGGAGACAAAAGCATATACGTGTTCGGCTCTTTTAGGAGAAGGCATCGAAGAAATTTGGAACGTGATTCAGAAGTTTGTAGAAACGACGAAACAATCAGGCGTGTTTGACATGCGCCGGCGCCATCAGCAAAAAGATTGGATTTACTCAATGATTAAAGATTATTTAGAAACGAGTTTCTTTTCCCATCCCGCAGTAAAAGAAAAGCTACCGGTCATTGAAAATAACGTTATTTCCGGAACACAATCCGTTACTTCCGCGGTGCGAGAGCTCATTAAGATATATGAAAGTAGGTCATAA
- the scpA gene encoding methylmalonyl-CoA mutase — translation MSKKVDFTNISLRMPKKTADEQQWKQAIEEKVRASIDDLLFQTNEHITVKPLYTKKDIEGFDFLDYMPGIPPYLRGPYPSMYVNRPWTIRQYAGFSTAEESNAFYRRNLAMGQKGLSVAFDLATHRGYDSDHPRVVGDVGKAGVAVDSILDMKILFDGIPLDQISVSMTMNGAVLPIMAFYIVTAEEQGVTQDKLSGTIQNDILKEYMVRNTYIYPPETSMRIIADIFEYTSKYMPKFNSISISGYHMQEAGAPADIELAYTLADGLEYVRTGLKAGIDIDSFAPRLSFFWAIGMNYFMEVAKMRAARIMWAKMMKTFNPKNPKSLALRTHSQTSGWSLTEQDPFNNVVRTCIEAHAAALGHTQSLHTNALDEAIALPTDFSARIARNTQLYLQDETGICNVIDPWAGSYYVETLTNELMNRAWKHIEEIESLGGMAKAIETGLPKMRIEEAAARRQARIDSGAETIIGVNKYRPEKEEPIEILEVDNTAVRMRQIEKLKQLRASRDEQKVQEALDAITKATETGEGNLLELAVQAARARATLGEISYAIEKVAKRHKAVIRSISGVYSSEFTNEEQFERVKKMTNEFYELEGRRPRLMVAKMGQDGHDRGAKVIATAFADLGFDVDIGPLFQTPEETARQAVENDVHVVGISSLAGGHKTLLPQLVEELRKLGREDIIVVVGGVIPPQDYEFLYEHGAAAIFGPGTVIPTAAEKVLKEIYKRLGYEEVRQ, via the coding sequence ATGAGTAAAAAGGTAGATTTTACAAATATTTCGCTGCGCATGCCGAAAAAAACGGCAGATGAACAGCAATGGAAGCAGGCGATCGAAGAAAAAGTGCGCGCGTCCATCGATGACTTATTGTTTCAAACAAATGAACATATCACCGTAAAACCGCTATATACGAAAAAAGATATCGAAGGCTTTGATTTTCTTGATTATATGCCGGGAATTCCACCGTATTTGCGCGGACCGTATCCATCGATGTACGTGAATCGGCCGTGGACGATCCGGCAATACGCAGGGTTTTCGACGGCGGAAGAAAGCAACGCATTTTATCGACGCAACTTAGCGATGGGGCAAAAGGGGCTGTCCGTTGCGTTTGACCTTGCGACCCACCGCGGCTATGACTCCGACCATCCGCGCGTCGTTGGTGACGTCGGCAAAGCGGGAGTGGCGGTCGATTCGATTTTAGATATGAAAATTTTGTTTGACGGCATTCCGCTTGATCAAATATCGGTATCGATGACCATGAACGGCGCGGTGCTGCCAATTATGGCATTTTATATCGTCACCGCCGAAGAGCAAGGCGTCACGCAAGATAAGCTTTCCGGAACGATTCAAAACGATATTTTAAAAGAATATATGGTGCGCAACACGTATATTTATCCTCCGGAAACGTCGATGCGCATTATCGCTGACATTTTTGAATACACTTCCAAATACATGCCAAAGTTTAACAGCATCAGCATTTCCGGATATCATATGCAAGAAGCGGGAGCGCCGGCGGATATTGAATTGGCGTATACGCTTGCGGACGGATTAGAATATGTTCGTACAGGATTAAAAGCAGGAATTGATATTGACTCGTTCGCGCCAAGATTGTCATTCTTCTGGGCAATCGGCATGAACTATTTCATGGAAGTCGCGAAAATGCGTGCGGCGCGCATTATGTGGGCAAAAATGATGAAAACGTTCAATCCGAAAAATCCAAAATCGCTCGCATTGCGGACGCATTCGCAAACATCTGGCTGGAGCTTAACCGAGCAAGATCCATTTAACAACGTTGTGCGTACATGTATTGAAGCGCACGCCGCTGCGCTTGGGCATACGCAGTCGCTTCATACGAACGCGCTCGATGAAGCGATCGCGCTTCCGACTGATTTCTCCGCGCGCATTGCCCGCAATACACAGCTTTACTTGCAAGATGAAACAGGCATTTGCAATGTCATTGACCCATGGGCAGGTTCTTACTATGTGGAAACGTTAACGAACGAATTGATGAATCGCGCGTGGAAGCATATTGAAGAAATCGAAAGCCTTGGAGGCATGGCGAAAGCGATTGAAACGGGGCTTCCGAAAATGCGCATCGAGGAAGCGGCGGCAAGACGCCAAGCGAGAATCGATTCTGGTGCGGAAACGATTATCGGCGTCAACAAATATCGCCCGGAAAAAGAAGAACCAATCGAGATTTTAGAAGTCGACAATACGGCGGTTCGGATGCGGCAAATCGAAAAATTAAAACAGCTGCGCGCTTCCCGTGATGAACAAAAAGTGCAGGAAGCGCTTGACGCGATTACAAAAGCAACGGAAACGGGAGAAGGAAACTTGCTCGAGCTTGCAGTACAGGCAGCGCGCGCCCGCGCGACATTAGGCGAAATTTCGTACGCGATCGAAAAAGTAGCGAAGCGACACAAAGCGGTCATTCGCTCGATTAGCGGGGTGTACAGCTCCGAATTCACAAATGAAGAACAATTCGAGCGAGTAAAGAAAATGACTAATGAATTTTATGAATTAGAAGGCCGCCGTCCGCGTTTAATGGTAGCGAAAATGGGGCAAGACGGCCATGACCGAGGAGCGAAAGTGATCGCCACTGCCTTTGCCGACTTAGGATTTGACGTCGATATCGGTCCATTGTTCCAAACTCCGGAAGAAACGGCGCGTCAGGCGGTCGAAAACGACGTCCATGTCGTTGGAATCAGTTCGCTTGCCGGCGGGCATAAAACATTATTGCCGCAATTAGTGGAGGAATTGCGGAAGCTTGGCCGCGAAGACATTATTGTCGTCGTCGGCGGCGTTATTCCGCCGCAAGACTATGAATTTTTGTATGAGCATGGAGCGGCGGCGATTTTCGGACCAGGCACGGTCATTCCAACCGCAGCGGAAAAAGTATTGAAAGAAATTTATAAACGTCTCGGCTACGAGGAAGTGAGGCAATGA